A section of the Metabacillus endolithicus genome encodes:
- a CDS encoding LysR family transcriptional regulator yields MEIRWLKTFIVCAKFENFRQASEELFLTQPAITKHIKRLEEHLNVQLFERRGKAVFLTSAGHTFLSYAKDFIATYEQGIDFFESWKQGYNRKLTIATAPQIASSFLPRLLREFINSHPDIEVIVDVVNSYEVGEAISGGKADLGLSRMTPIQTNVKSEPIHEEPVILVGPNEWEGSLRNEQHALSHFRLITHNHPDYWDSLLNEVKKHYPRIRTMTVNQVEVTKKFIENNLGVSYLPFSMVKDDLKKNILSEIESDQISPPVSVTYLVTKVETNEVKSFTEFIKKYLLED; encoded by the coding sequence ATGGAGATAAGATGGTTAAAAACGTTCATTGTGTGTGCGAAGTTTGAGAATTTTAGACAAGCATCAGAAGAACTATTTCTCACTCAACCAGCCATTACAAAGCATATAAAACGTCTTGAAGAGCATTTAAACGTACAACTATTCGAAAGAAGAGGGAAAGCTGTTTTTTTAACTTCTGCAGGTCATACATTCCTATCTTATGCAAAAGATTTTATAGCAACTTATGAACAAGGAATAGACTTTTTTGAGTCATGGAAGCAGGGCTATAATCGCAAATTAACCATTGCAACAGCACCGCAAATTGCCTCATCTTTTTTACCAAGATTATTGAGAGAATTTATTAATAGTCATCCTGATATTGAAGTAATAGTAGACGTTGTAAACTCTTATGAGGTGGGAGAAGCAATAAGTGGTGGCAAAGCGGACTTGGGATTATCAAGAATGACTCCTATCCAAACAAATGTAAAAAGTGAACCTATCCACGAGGAGCCGGTTATTTTGGTTGGTCCAAATGAATGGGAAGGAAGCTTGAGAAATGAGCAGCATGCTTTATCACATTTCCGGCTTATTACACATAATCATCCTGATTATTGGGATTCCTTGTTGAACGAAGTGAAAAAACATTATCCAAGAATTCGAACAATGACTGTGAATCAAGTTGAAGTAACAAAAAAATTCATAGAAAATAACTTAGGCGTTTCGTATTTACCATTTTCAATGGTGAAGGATGATCTAAAAAAGAACATTCTATCAGAAATCGAATCTGATCAAATTTCACCACCAGTTTCAGTAACCTATTTGGTAACAAAAGTAGAAACAAACGAAGTAAAAAGCTTTACTGAGTTTATAAAAAAGTATCTATTAGAGGATTGA
- a CDS encoding class I SAM-dependent methyltransferase, with the protein MKQVEKDMWDAHLYDGKHSFVSEFGHDLINMLSPKKGERILDIGCGTGDLANKLFQYEVDVTGIDKSENMINQACMKYPHIRFMAKDVLEMEYNNSFDAIFSNATLHWIKEPQQALSRIYTSLKPGGRFVAEFGGEGNVQKITDEIINAFQLTDIDFNMKQFPWYFPSVGKYTSLMERVGFHVTFACHFDRPTPLDEESGLRDWITMFAGEMFKNQNEYEKERLIKHVENNLRESLYQDGCWIADYKRIRVIGIKE; encoded by the coding sequence ATGAAGCAAGTTGAAAAGGATATGTGGGACGCACATTTATATGATGGAAAACATTCGTTTGTATCAGAGTTTGGTCATGATTTAATTAATATGTTATCTCCTAAAAAAGGAGAAAGAATTTTGGATATTGGATGCGGAACAGGTGATTTGGCAAATAAGCTATTTCAATATGAGGTAGATGTGACGGGGATTGATAAGTCCGAGAATATGATCAACCAAGCATGTATGAAATACCCACATATACGTTTTATGGCCAAAGATGTTTTAGAAATGGAATACAACAATTCATTTGATGCCATTTTTTCTAACGCAACTCTACATTGGATAAAAGAGCCGCAACAAGCACTTTCTCGAATATATACTAGTTTAAAGCCTGGAGGTAGATTTGTTGCAGAGTTTGGAGGAGAAGGCAATGTTCAAAAAATTACGGATGAAATCATCAATGCATTTCAACTTACTGATATTGACTTTAACATGAAGCAGTTCCCCTGGTATTTTCCGAGTGTAGGAAAATACACCTCATTAATGGAAAGAGTTGGATTTCATGTAACATTTGCTTGTCATTTTGATCGCCCAACTCCTTTAGATGAAGAAAGCGGCTTAAGGGATTGGATCACGATGTTTGCGGGGGAAATGTTTAAGAATCAAAACGAATATGAAAAAGAGCGATTAATTAAACATGTAGAAAATAATCTAAGGGAATCTCTCTATCAAGATGGTTGTTGGATCGCAGATTATAAAAGAATTCGAGTTATTGGGATCAAGGAATAA
- a CDS encoding HIT family protein, which yields MRKITLSNGNTVEVECLSCALTSGLIEPEGGVVMETEFFHAHQDVAYPIKGLVILASKRHIKCLDELTEEERIDYITALSQIRKAQRETLGIEHVYYFYNEDTTHHFHTWMVPRYEWMYEFGRSVESVRPVLLHARNNMNSKGNMKEVINAISALKEALRS from the coding sequence ATGAGAAAAATAACTTTATCCAACGGAAACACAGTAGAAGTTGAATGTTTAAGTTGTGCCTTAACAAGTGGACTAATTGAGCCTGAGGGCGGTGTAGTGATGGAAACAGAGTTCTTTCATGCACATCAAGATGTTGCCTACCCCATAAAAGGGTTAGTCATTTTGGCATCTAAGCGACATATTAAGTGCTTAGATGAATTAACCGAGGAAGAAAGAATCGATTATATCACTGCTTTATCTCAAATTAGAAAAGCTCAAAGAGAAACCTTGGGAATAGAGCATGTTTATTATTTTTATAACGAAGATACAACTCACCATTTTCACACATGGATGGTTCCACGCTATGAGTGGATGTATGAGTTTGGTCGTTCTGTCGAGTCGGTAAGACCAGTTCTTCTTCATGCTAGGAACAATATGAATAGTAAGGGAAATATGAAAGAAGTAATAAATGCGATAAGTGCTTTGAAGGAAGCTTTGAGGAGTTAG
- the modA gene encoding molybdate ABC transporter substrate-binding protein, producing MKKLFILFVFLSCLAGCSSSAQDTKGDSQEVVEITVSAAASLTDALNEIKSQFENEHPNIKVTFNFGSSGTLQQQILQGAPADLFFSAAEDKFDELVKKGLIDEENAVDLVSNKLVLVTPIKSQKEIGSFSDLKEKANKISIGIPETVPAGKYAKEMLEAIGEWGNIENKIVYSKDVRQVLTYVETGNVDAGIVYNTDALVSSKVNVIATAEEGTHTPIIYPIGVINESKNLEEAKTFFSYMKSEKALMILEEYGFSNL from the coding sequence TTGAAAAAGCTATTTATACTATTTGTTTTTCTATCCTGTTTAGCTGGCTGTAGCTCATCAGCACAAGATACAAAAGGAGATTCACAGGAAGTTGTGGAGATAACCGTTTCTGCTGCCGCTAGCTTAACAGATGCACTGAATGAAATCAAAAGTCAATTTGAGAATGAGCATCCAAACATCAAAGTTACGTTTAATTTTGGAAGCTCCGGAACATTACAACAACAAATCTTGCAAGGTGCACCAGCGGACTTATTTTTTTCAGCAGCAGAGGATAAGTTTGATGAACTGGTGAAAAAAGGGCTCATTGATGAAGAAAATGCGGTTGATTTGGTTAGTAATAAACTTGTTTTAGTAACACCTATAAAAAGTCAAAAAGAGATCGGATCGTTTAGTGATTTAAAAGAAAAAGCTAATAAGATTTCAATCGGTATTCCAGAAACAGTCCCTGCAGGAAAATATGCTAAAGAAATGCTTGAAGCAATAGGGGAATGGGGAAACATTGAGAATAAAATTGTGTATTCCAAAGATGTAAGACAAGTACTAACCTATGTAGAAACAGGAAATGTTGATGCTGGGATCGTCTACAATACGGATGCACTTGTTTCTTCCAAAGTCAACGTTATTGCAACAGCAGAAGAAGGGACACATACACCAATCATTTATCCAATTGGTGTGATAAATGAGAGTAAAAATTTAGAAGAAGCAAAGACGTTCTTTAGTTATATGAAATCAGAAAAGGCTTTGATGATTCTAGAGGAATATGGATTTTCGAATTTATAA
- a CDS encoding class I SAM-dependent methyltransferase, with product MDIKKDVQKQFGRSADEYVKSSGHRKGADLQKLLEIAHVKGIEHVLDVATGGGHTANAFAPLVHKVTAVDLTPEMLSAAETFIKGNGHSNVVFVEGDAEKLPFQDHSFDLVTCRIAPHHFPNIQQFVSEVHRVLKGNGQFLLDDNVAPEVYEYDHFYNKIEKIRDFSHFRAWKKTEWINMLEQEGFEIQELYRFEKKFEFDSWCDRMKMSQDDKKALNEYIITSKQEVKNKFRITIQHNKVESFLGEAVLIKATKNS from the coding sequence ATGGATATTAAAAAAGATGTTCAAAAGCAATTTGGGCGCAGTGCTGATGAGTATGTAAAAAGTAGTGGTCATCGTAAGGGAGCAGATTTACAAAAATTATTAGAAATAGCTCATGTGAAAGGGATTGAACATGTCCTTGATGTCGCAACTGGAGGAGGACATACGGCAAACGCTTTTGCACCTCTTGTACACAAAGTAACAGCTGTTGATTTAACACCTGAAATGCTATCGGCTGCTGAAACGTTTATCAAGGGAAATGGTCATTCAAATGTTGTCTTTGTTGAAGGTGATGCAGAAAAGCTTCCTTTTCAAGATCATTCCTTTGATCTGGTTACTTGTCGAATTGCTCCACATCACTTTCCAAACATTCAACAGTTTGTTAGTGAAGTTCACCGGGTTTTAAAAGGTAACGGTCAATTTCTTCTTGATGACAATGTTGCACCTGAAGTATATGAATATGATCACTTTTATAATAAAATTGAAAAAATAAGAGATTTTAGTCATTTTCGCGCGTGGAAGAAAACAGAGTGGATAAACATGTTAGAGCAAGAAGGTTTTGAAATACAGGAATTATATCGCTTTGAGAAAAAGTTTGAATTTGACAGTTGGTGTGATCGAATGAAAATGTCACAAGACGATAAAAAAGCGTTAAATGAATATATTATAACTAGTAAACAAGAGGTGAAAAATAAATTTCGTATAACCATTCAACATAACAAAGTTGAATCGTTTCTTGGAGAAGCTGTGTTGATAAAAGCCACAAAAAACTCATAG
- a CDS encoding MarR family winged helix-turn-helix transcriptional regulator yields the protein MNDFLTLENQLCFAIYETGSQFTKLYTKALKEFGITYPQYLVLLALWEKDGLTVKELGEKLNLGTGTLTPMVKRLEANGWVTKERSSIDERKVSIYLQAKAIEEKEAISEKITKEIVLCNIELQEYEQLMRNLKLLQQKLVKRNNGL from the coding sequence TTGAATGATTTTTTAACCTTAGAAAATCAGCTTTGTTTTGCTATTTATGAAACAGGCAGCCAGTTTACAAAATTATACACAAAAGCACTTAAGGAATTTGGGATCACGTACCCACAATATTTAGTGTTATTGGCTTTATGGGAAAAAGATGGACTTACAGTAAAAGAGCTCGGAGAAAAGTTGAACCTAGGTACCGGCACTTTAACACCGATGGTAAAAAGACTCGAAGCAAATGGTTGGGTTACAAAAGAGCGCTCTTCAATAGACGAGAGAAAAGTTAGTATCTATCTTCAAGCTAAAGCAATAGAAGAAAAAGAAGCCATTTCCGAAAAAATTACAAAAGAAATCGTGTTGTGCAATATTGAGTTACAAGAATATGAACAATTAATGAGGAACTTAAAACTTCTTCAACAAAAACTAGTTAAACGCAATAATGGACTTTAA
- a CDS encoding glutathione peroxidase — translation MNTVFDFTVKKPNGDTKSLSDYAGKTLLIVNTASKCGLTNQFSGLQELYEKYNSKGLEILGFPCGQFNDQEYENIEETTQFCQLNYGVSFPMFAKIDVNGDAADPLFSFLKEQKKGVLSKEIKWNFTKFLVDKNGNVVKRYAPTTDPAKIEMDIANLL, via the coding sequence ATGAACACAGTGTTTGATTTCACAGTTAAAAAACCAAATGGTGACACAAAATCTTTGAGTGATTATGCAGGAAAAACGTTACTTATTGTTAATACTGCAAGTAAATGTGGTTTAACGAATCAATTTAGTGGATTGCAAGAGCTTTATGAAAAATATAACAGTAAGGGCTTGGAGATTTTAGGATTTCCATGTGGTCAATTTAATGATCAGGAGTATGAAAATATTGAGGAAACAACTCAGTTTTGTCAGTTAAATTACGGTGTATCTTTTCCTATGTTTGCAAAGATCGATGTGAACGGTGATGCTGCTGATCCTCTTTTTTCATTTTTAAAAGAACAAAAGAAAGGTGTACTATCCAAAGAAATAAAATGGAATTTCACAAAATTTCTTGTTGATAAGAATGGAAATGTCGTTAAACGCTATGCACCAACAACAGATCCAGCTAAAATAGAAATGGATATTGCTAACCTATTATAA